Proteins encoded by one window of Akkermansia muciniphila ATCC BAA-835:
- a CDS encoding bifunctional UDP-3-O-[3-hydroxymyristoyl] N-acetylglucosamine deacetylase/3-hydroxyacyl-ACP dehydratase, with protein sequence MACGNQRTVGSPASLAGTSLHTGQPVTLTLKPAPADFGIKFRRVDIPDQPFISADVEKVQTVERATSLAEGSVKVHTVEHILSALTGMGIDNAVIEMDANEPPIGDGSSAPYVELIKSAGIVELDVPRRYLEVREAVTIETKGGSILTILPSKQFRVSVTCVGPENRITQYFDSVITPETYEKELAPARTFTFYEDIKPLLEKGLIKGGSLENAVVIRGEELMSKEPMRFINEFARHKAMDLIGDLTLCGKPILGHVIAIKPGHGPNTELTAKLKKEHHRNQQMAPNPVNVPYGDAVLDINEVMSLLPHRYPFLMVDRIIGFEGETKCRGLKNLTMNELFFQGHFPGHPVMPGVLQVEAMAQVASIVMLRQPGNASKLGYFMSADKVKFRRVVVPGDTLIIEAELTKMRGNIGQATARCLVNGQVVSEAELKFGLQDA encoded by the coding sequence ATGGCATGTGGAAACCAAAGAACTGTCGGCTCTCCGGCCTCCCTGGCCGGTACCTCTTTGCATACGGGACAGCCCGTTACCCTGACCCTGAAGCCGGCTCCTGCCGACTTCGGCATTAAATTCCGCCGGGTGGACATTCCGGACCAGCCTTTCATCAGCGCGGACGTGGAAAAGGTGCAGACTGTGGAACGCGCCACCAGCCTGGCTGAAGGTTCCGTCAAAGTGCATACCGTGGAACATATTCTCTCCGCCCTCACGGGCATGGGCATTGACAACGCCGTCATTGAAATGGACGCCAATGAACCGCCCATCGGGGACGGGTCCTCAGCCCCCTACGTAGAGCTGATCAAGAGCGCCGGCATCGTGGAACTGGATGTGCCGCGCCGCTATCTGGAAGTGCGCGAGGCCGTTACCATTGAAACCAAGGGCGGTTCCATCCTGACCATTCTCCCCTCCAAGCAATTCCGCGTTTCCGTCACCTGCGTGGGGCCGGAAAACCGCATTACCCAGTACTTTGACTCGGTTATCACGCCGGAAACGTATGAAAAGGAACTGGCCCCGGCTCGCACTTTTACGTTCTACGAAGACATCAAGCCCCTGCTGGAGAAGGGCCTCATCAAGGGCGGCAGCCTGGAAAACGCCGTGGTCATCCGCGGCGAGGAGCTCATGAGCAAGGAGCCCATGCGTTTCATCAATGAATTTGCCCGCCACAAGGCCATGGACCTTATTGGAGACCTGACCCTGTGCGGCAAACCCATCCTGGGCCACGTCATCGCCATCAAGCCGGGCCACGGCCCGAACACCGAACTTACGGCCAAGCTCAAAAAGGAACACCACCGCAACCAGCAGATGGCCCCCAATCCCGTCAATGTTCCATACGGAGACGCCGTGCTGGACATCAACGAAGTGATGAGCCTTCTGCCGCACCGCTATCCCTTCCTGATGGTGGACCGCATTATCGGTTTTGAAGGAGAAACCAAGTGCCGGGGATTGAAGAACCTGACCATGAATGAACTCTTTTTCCAGGGCCACTTCCCGGGACATCCGGTCATGCCGGGCGTTCTCCAGGTGGAAGCCATGGCCCAGGTAGCCTCCATCGTCATGCTGCGCCAGCCCGGCAATGCCAGCAAGCTCGGCTACTTCATGAGTGCGGACAAGGTTAAATTCCGCCGCGTCGTGGTTCCCGGCGATACGCTCATCATTGAAGCGGAACTGACCAAGATGCGCGGAAACATCGGCCAGGCGACGGCTCGTTGTCTGGTGAACGGCCAGGTGGTTTCGGAAGCCGAGCTTAAATTCGGCCTTCAGGATGCTTGA
- a CDS encoding nucleotidyltransferase family protein, with translation MHITAGLRISRAFILGAGLGTRLRPLTGILPKPLIPFFHEPLILHSMRRCYDCGIREFIINTHHLAAAWDKVFPEHSWNGCPVHFSHEPVLLDSGGGVKKIEPLASAEEPLLVVNGDMAATFDLGRLLEEHLSRRPPVTLALRTSGDKKNVGFDFSSGLVTDMRHALGRDPGSCQFTGAYCMEPEIFRRIPSGEAVSIIPLFLDYIREGCLRGILADDGLWMDMGTPEAYLQAHLDFPSPAPRIHPRARVSPRAFVDSHCVIGPGAAVEDGCRLQGCVVWPGVCVPSGTCAERRIFYCSPTDY, from the coding sequence ATGCATATCACAGCAGGCCTCCGCATTTCCCGTGCGTTTATTCTCGGCGCCGGGCTGGGTACCCGCCTGCGCCCTCTCACCGGCATTCTGCCCAAGCCGCTGATTCCCTTTTTCCATGAGCCCCTTATTCTGCATTCCATGCGCCGATGCTACGATTGCGGCATACGGGAGTTCATCATCAACACCCACCATCTGGCGGCAGCCTGGGACAAGGTGTTCCCTGAACATTCATGGAACGGCTGCCCCGTTCATTTCAGCCATGAACCCGTGCTGCTGGATTCCGGCGGCGGCGTCAAAAAGATAGAGCCCCTGGCTTCCGCGGAAGAACCGCTGCTGGTGGTGAACGGAGACATGGCGGCCACATTTGACCTGGGCCGCCTGCTGGAGGAGCATTTGAGCCGCCGCCCTCCCGTAACGCTGGCCCTCCGCACTTCCGGAGACAAGAAGAACGTGGGATTTGATTTTTCTTCCGGCCTGGTGACGGATATGAGGCACGCCTTGGGCCGCGACCCCGGATCCTGCCAATTCACCGGCGCGTACTGTATGGAGCCGGAAATATTCCGACGCATCCCTTCCGGGGAAGCCGTTTCCATTATTCCCCTGTTTCTGGATTATATCCGGGAAGGATGCCTGCGCGGCATTCTGGCGGACGACGGGTTGTGGATGGACATGGGAACACCGGAGGCCTATCTTCAAGCCCATCTGGATTTCCCATCCCCCGCTCCGCGCATCCACCCCCGGGCCAGAGTGTCCCCCCGCGCCTTTGTGGACAGCCATTGCGTGATAGGCCCCGGAGCTGCGGTAGAGGACGGTTGCCGCCTGCAAGGCTGCGTTGTCTGGCCGGGCGTATGCGTGCCTTCCGGCACTTGCGCGGAACGCCGGATTTTCTATTGTTCCCCCACCGATTACTGA
- a CDS encoding phosphodiester glycosidase family protein has protein sequence MLFLRLLPLILCFSGLVHAEHRVFTRKDGFLSMRDKLNVYFFRSDTHRLLVRDEGSVKTPRYGSLDKAMRKSPCVAGVNGGFFSADAGGTPLGLVVQDGKRLSPLATGSFAVSGVVYEGGRDGLTLVRSSVLRRMRRLPAMQAAIQGGPFLVENGSAVKGLNAQKSTYRTFIATDGGRRWCIGVSSSLTLKELAAWLAAPGALGNFRVETALNLDGGSSSAFWCHETGISYPAFKQVRNYLGVAPVEHR, from the coding sequence ATGCTTTTTCTGCGCCTGCTTCCCCTGATATTGTGCTTTTCCGGCCTGGTTCACGCAGAACACCGCGTCTTCACCAGGAAGGACGGATTTTTGTCCATGCGGGACAAGCTGAACGTGTATTTTTTCCGTTCTGATACGCACCGCCTGCTGGTAAGGGATGAAGGGAGCGTCAAAACGCCCCGGTACGGCTCCCTGGACAAGGCCATGAGGAAAAGCCCCTGCGTGGCCGGAGTCAACGGAGGATTCTTCAGCGCAGACGCGGGGGGAACTCCCCTGGGCCTGGTCGTCCAGGACGGCAAACGGCTTTCTCCGCTGGCCACGGGGTCCTTCGCTGTTTCCGGTGTCGTTTACGAAGGAGGCAGAGACGGATTAACCCTGGTCCGCAGTTCCGTGCTGAGGCGCATGAGAAGACTGCCGGCCATGCAGGCGGCTATCCAAGGGGGGCCCTTTCTGGTGGAGAACGGCTCCGCCGTAAAAGGGCTTAACGCGCAGAAGTCCACCTACCGCACCTTCATTGCCACGGACGGCGGCAGGAGGTGGTGCATCGGCGTTTCCTCCTCCCTGACTCTGAAGGAGCTGGCAGCCTGGCTGGCGGCTCCCGGGGCATTGGGGAATTTCCGGGTGGAAACGGCCCTGAACCTGGACGGCGGCTCTTCTTCCGCCTTCTGGTGCCATGAAACAGGCATTTCCTACCCTGCGTTCAAACAAGTCAGGAATTATCTGGGCGTAGCCCCCGTGGAACACCGGTAA
- the lnt gene encoding apolipoprotein N-acyltransferase, giving the protein MNIPPASLPRLLPVWAGLLLAAFSGILTACAFIPVDWGGCVWIGFLPLLTALWYGRRREGKRGMLAYALYGWMFGVVFYGISFWWVNEVSTLGYIPLMIFYGGLFPGLWALVMGVFFRPDARPLPDARLTAKERRAAWKTWALGDILPSASAALAGAALWVCLEWGRGWLIPGFGWNNLGVALYGNPLAQWAEYLGVTALAFIPAVFSVWLWRVCRRAGTMIIHEGRRTVPWDFFILVAVLLTMFVTGVVWTARYSAQSAEATGDGRFTVPVMAVQLNLSQKEKWDPANRRNIYRALLDMTEQGMLDLQNRALEQAVKDGAEASLDMPAWVIWPESSFPISTFYRDATGERFSNQDNVNFLSAEEDYVQALRNGICNFILLTGTDDIYLSDEGRVARAYNCLTVFEGDYSTARLHAKAMLVPFGEYIPMRKTFPFLEKAFEASAGTAMGLNYTPGCSSSPVPVPIRPGSSVTVGVIPLVCFEDVVGSWVRRFIRQEPQLMVNVTNDGWFNRSCANEQHWRNAAFRCIELRRAMVRAANTGVSVALAPNGAVIADLRDSSGSPFTRGVMAATLPVGCTKITLYAMLGDWAVLVCFLVFAALLLRRIGAGKRVHGPVENGVYRCSTGATPR; this is encoded by the coding sequence ATGAATATCCCACCTGCTTCCCTCCCTCGTCTCCTGCCCGTGTGGGCAGGGCTGCTGCTGGCCGCTTTTTCCGGAATTCTGACGGCCTGCGCCTTTATCCCGGTGGACTGGGGCGGATGCGTATGGATAGGGTTCCTGCCTTTGCTGACAGCCCTGTGGTACGGCCGCAGGCGGGAGGGGAAAAGGGGAATGCTGGCATACGCCCTGTATGGCTGGATGTTTGGGGTAGTATTTTACGGCATTTCCTTCTGGTGGGTCAATGAAGTCAGCACGCTGGGCTATATTCCCCTGATGATTTTTTACGGAGGCCTGTTTCCCGGCCTCTGGGCTCTGGTCATGGGAGTGTTCTTCCGACCGGACGCCCGGCCGCTGCCCGATGCGAGGCTGACGGCAAAGGAACGCCGGGCCGCCTGGAAAACCTGGGCCCTGGGCGACATACTGCCCAGCGCCTCCGCCGCTCTGGCGGGCGCCGCTTTATGGGTATGTCTGGAATGGGGGCGGGGCTGGCTGATACCGGGCTTCGGCTGGAACAATCTGGGCGTGGCCCTTTACGGCAATCCTCTGGCCCAGTGGGCGGAATACCTTGGAGTAACGGCGCTGGCTTTTATTCCGGCCGTTTTTTCCGTCTGGCTCTGGCGCGTTTGCCGCCGGGCCGGAACCATGATTATCCATGAAGGCAGGCGTACTGTTCCCTGGGATTTTTTCATACTGGTGGCGGTTCTTTTAACCATGTTTGTCACTGGCGTGGTCTGGACGGCCCGTTACTCCGCCCAGTCTGCCGAAGCCACGGGCGACGGCAGATTCACCGTTCCCGTCATGGCCGTGCAGCTGAATCTGAGCCAGAAGGAAAAATGGGACCCGGCCAACCGGAGGAACATTTACCGGGCTTTGCTGGACATGACGGAACAGGGAATGCTGGATCTTCAAAACCGCGCTCTGGAACAGGCGGTCAAAGACGGCGCGGAAGCCTCCCTGGATATGCCGGCCTGGGTAATCTGGCCGGAAAGTTCCTTCCCCATTTCCACGTTTTACCGTGATGCCACGGGAGAACGCTTCTCCAACCAGGACAATGTCAACTTTCTGAGCGCGGAAGAAGATTACGTCCAGGCTCTCCGGAACGGGATATGCAATTTTATTCTGCTGACGGGCACGGATGATATCTATCTGTCTGATGAAGGGCGTGTGGCGCGGGCTTACAACTGTCTTACCGTCTTTGAGGGGGATTATTCCACAGCCCGGCTGCACGCCAAGGCCATGCTGGTCCCCTTCGGCGAATACATCCCTATGCGGAAAACATTCCCATTTCTGGAAAAAGCCTTCGAGGCTTCCGCCGGAACCGCCATGGGACTGAATTATACGCCCGGGTGTTCCTCCAGCCCCGTTCCCGTGCCCATCCGTCCCGGAAGCTCCGTTACGGTGGGGGTCATCCCTCTTGTCTGCTTTGAAGATGTTGTGGGAAGCTGGGTGCGCCGCTTCATCCGGCAGGAGCCCCAGTTGATGGTGAACGTGACCAATGACGGGTGGTTCAACCGTTCCTGCGCCAACGAACAGCATTGGCGCAATGCGGCGTTCCGGTGTATTGAGCTGCGCCGTGCCATGGTCCGTGCCGCCAATACCGGCGTAAGCGTGGCTCTGGCCCCCAACGGCGCGGTTATTGCGGATTTGCGGGATTCCTCCGGTTCACCGTTTACCAGAGGGGTGATGGCTGCCACATTGCCTGTGGGCTGTACGAAAATAACCCTGTACGCCATGCTGGGCGACTGGGCCGTCCTGGTTTGTTTCCTGGTGTTCGCGGCTCTGTTGCTGCGCAGGATAGGCGCAGGGAAACGCGTCCATGGCCCCGTGGAGAACGGAGTTTACCGGTGTTCCACGGGGGCTACGCCCAGATAA
- a CDS encoding ferredoxin, whose protein sequence is MADIDEKTPLNVPGKFYVDSSCIDCDLCRETAPENFGRDDDEGVSYVKKQPDNDEELSACEEALEGCPVEAIGDDGE, encoded by the coding sequence ATGGCAGATATCGACGAAAAAACACCTCTAAACGTCCCCGGCAAATTTTACGTGGACAGTTCCTGCATTGACTGCGACCTTTGCCGCGAAACGGCTCCGGAAAACTTTGGACGGGATGACGATGAAGGAGTATCCTATGTCAAGAAGCAGCCGGACAACGACGAAGAGCTGAGCGCCTGTGAGGAAGCCCTGGAAGGCTGCCCCGTGGAAGCGATTGGCGACGACGGCGAATAA
- a CDS encoding DciA family protein, translating to MSSPWFPYTPDRDRPDPHASPVRYDYLSRDEQEVRQALADWFQISPATSETRNLHTAESLLGDILSRLPLDGDGMDPELLRAGWLKAAGPFLGQQSNLLSIVKGVATIQVLQPAMRYHLQQWQGALLGKLKDQFGKDAVHSIRIRIG from the coding sequence ATGTCCTCCCCCTGGTTTCCCTACACGCCGGACAGAGACCGTCCGGATCCCCACGCCTCCCCCGTCCGGTATGATTATCTTTCCCGTGACGAGCAGGAGGTGAGGCAGGCGCTGGCGGACTGGTTCCAGATATCCCCCGCCACCAGTGAAACACGTAACCTCCATACGGCGGAATCCCTGCTGGGGGATATTCTGTCCAGGCTTCCCCTGGACGGCGACGGGATGGATCCCGAATTGCTCCGGGCAGGATGGCTGAAAGCTGCGGGGCCATTCCTGGGCCAGCAATCCAACCTTCTTTCCATTGTCAAGGGAGTGGCCACCATCCAGGTGCTTCAACCAGCCATGCGCTACCATCTCCAGCAGTGGCAGGGAGCCCTGCTGGGAAAACTGAAGGACCAGTTCGGCAAGGACGCCGTTCATTCCATCCGCATAAGGATAGGATAA
- a CDS encoding family 20 glycosylhydrolase: MRLSLSAPLLASGLMLCFTSSHGDWTSPHPLQQEKAAPVPLIPFPSQVDWKTGTCPKKAPVSVKKNASLSKTLGKEGYELRIRPNGILIKAADDAGVFYARRTLDQLGARGDYPCCDIKDSPAFAIRCFMHDAGRHFRTVETLKADIDEMARLKINAFHWHLTDYPAWRIQCKKYPVLNDPSKRIQGRDVNGTYSYDQIRDLFRYARERHVQIIPEIDMPGHSTYFKNCFGFPMHDPRGINILEELLEEFCREIPAEMSPYLHIGADEIRIPNGKQFADRMAAKVKSLGRQPIQWAGNNDLPVSGDSYAQLWNDENSVGLPDPARQKNPYFDSTAGYVNSFDPGILVRRNFFRQPCGTARGNNHSLGVIQCLWPDTRVENKKNIPVQSPQWPAMFAMAERSWKGIPEDGSRFAGSLPEKNTEAYQAFSLFEKRMEALAGSRPFPYWRDSFVEWTVFGPVPQDRQEEVRNNLLAGKSPAGLSSVQTRGGNLYFRTRAGAEGLFSKTKPGNTVWAETTFHAPVEGTMHAMVGFDAPARSTRRCSGVPAAGEWSQCGTRIWVNGKEMKNPQTYKLAGQRRYEKHTWNSPANEIPFDNEEFWWARPPVPFQVKAGENRILIEQPYTGEFQSWGVSFIPVKKAGDRWIADPSYYAKPRREKQDDVSPVP; encoded by the coding sequence ATGCGATTATCCCTTTCCGCGCCTTTGCTGGCTTCCGGCCTGATGCTTTGTTTTACCTCCTCCCATGGAGACTGGACATCCCCGCACCCTCTCCAGCAGGAAAAAGCCGCTCCGGTCCCACTGATTCCCTTCCCGTCCCAGGTGGACTGGAAAACGGGAACATGCCCTAAAAAGGCTCCCGTTTCCGTGAAAAAAAACGCGTCCCTGTCTAAGACGCTGGGCAAGGAAGGGTATGAACTGCGGATCCGCCCCAACGGCATTCTGATTAAGGCCGCTGACGATGCGGGCGTTTTTTATGCCCGCAGAACGCTGGACCAGCTGGGAGCCAGGGGAGATTACCCGTGCTGCGACATCAAGGACAGCCCCGCGTTCGCCATCCGGTGCTTCATGCATGACGCAGGCCGCCATTTCCGGACTGTTGAAACACTCAAGGCGGATATTGATGAAATGGCCCGGCTGAAAATAAACGCTTTTCACTGGCATCTGACGGATTACCCCGCATGGCGCATCCAGTGCAAAAAGTACCCTGTTTTGAATGATCCCTCCAAGAGGATTCAGGGACGGGACGTTAACGGCACCTACTCCTACGACCAGATACGGGACTTATTCCGCTACGCCAGGGAGCGCCATGTCCAGATTATTCCGGAAATCGATATGCCCGGGCACAGCACCTATTTTAAAAACTGCTTTGGCTTCCCGATGCATGATCCCAGAGGCATCAACATTCTGGAAGAACTGCTGGAAGAATTTTGCAGGGAAATTCCGGCGGAAATGTCTCCCTACCTTCATATCGGAGCGGATGAAATCCGCATTCCCAACGGAAAGCAGTTTGCGGACCGGATGGCGGCCAAGGTCAAATCCCTGGGACGGCAGCCCATCCAATGGGCGGGCAACAATGACCTGCCTGTGTCCGGAGACAGTTATGCCCAGCTGTGGAATGATGAAAATTCCGTAGGCCTGCCGGATCCAGCCAGGCAGAAGAATCCCTACTTCGACTCCACGGCAGGATACGTCAATTCCTTTGACCCCGGCATTCTGGTGCGCAGGAATTTCTTCCGCCAGCCCTGCGGAACAGCCAGGGGAAACAACCATTCCCTGGGCGTCATCCAGTGTCTATGGCCGGATACCCGGGTGGAGAACAAAAAAAACATTCCTGTCCAGAGCCCCCAGTGGCCTGCCATGTTCGCCATGGCGGAACGCAGTTGGAAAGGAATTCCAGAGGATGGTTCCCGTTTTGCCGGCAGTCTGCCGGAAAAGAACACGGAGGCTTATCAGGCCTTCTCTCTGTTTGAAAAACGCATGGAAGCCCTGGCCGGAAGCAGGCCTTTCCCTTACTGGAGGGATTCTTTCGTGGAATGGACGGTATTCGGCCCCGTTCCGCAGGACAGGCAGGAAGAAGTAAGAAATAACCTGCTGGCGGGCAAATCTCCCGCAGGACTGTCTTCCGTCCAGACGCGAGGAGGCAATTTGTATTTCCGTACCCGTGCGGGTGCGGAGGGTCTATTTTCCAAGACAAAACCGGGGAATACGGTCTGGGCGGAGACGACGTTTCACGCGCCCGTGGAGGGCACCATGCACGCTATGGTGGGGTTTGACGCTCCGGCCCGTTCCACACGGCGCTGTTCCGGAGTACCGGCTGCCGGGGAGTGGTCCCAGTGCGGCACCAGAATATGGGTAAACGGCAAGGAAATGAAAAATCCCCAGACTTACAAACTGGCAGGCCAACGGCGTTACGAAAAGCATACATGGAATTCGCCCGCTAATGAGATACCCTTTGACAACGAGGAATTCTGGTGGGCCCGGCCTCCTGTTCCCTTTCAAGTGAAGGCCGGGGAAAACAGGATCCTGATAGAACAACCGTACACAGGAGAATTCCAGTCGTGGGGAGTCAGCTTCATTCCGGTGAAAAAAGCGGGAGACCGCTGGATTGCCGACCCAAGCTATTATGCCAAACCCAGGAGAGAGAAACAGGATGACGTCTCTCCGGTGCCATAA
- a CDS encoding acyltransferase family protein — MTVSSASGKEIHPRLPWVEIARLLATLVVIMQHVPSMGFPPNQWLIGPALATFFLLAGYFSASGLDEQGAGTWAGRRLLVLLRPYLFWCAAYWLAAGMPLAPGSLASVFGLGTCPMLTPMWFLRDLMMFTLAAFLLSRFRPALYAFGLFCLFLHRWDDSLAWPSPYMFGDFALGVMLASAAPGCLNRWGNMPLAVHGSILLASVGLVWVSCTDSFLIADDSFPGLIVLAFLSFGIIVKAVSPGWSEKLARWASGSFFVYCSHIFVLIALMGVESCFPSPWPAWAWWCLVPAVYMMARSVYVFLKRYFPRSLVLMSGGK, encoded by the coding sequence ATGACCGTCTCCTCCGCGTCCGGTAAAGAAATTCACCCTCGTTTGCCCTGGGTGGAGATTGCACGGCTGCTGGCGACGCTGGTGGTTATCATGCAGCACGTCCCTTCCATGGGGTTTCCTCCCAACCAATGGCTGATTGGTCCGGCGCTGGCGACGTTTTTCCTGCTGGCGGGGTATTTTTCCGCCTCCGGCCTTGATGAACAGGGGGCCGGAACGTGGGCGGGGCGCCGCCTGCTGGTTTTGCTGCGGCCTTATCTTTTCTGGTGCGCGGCCTATTGGCTGGCGGCGGGCATGCCTCTTGCCCCTGGTTCTCTGGCTTCCGTGTTTGGGCTGGGAACATGTCCCATGCTGACCCCGATGTGGTTCCTGAGAGACTTGATGATGTTTACCCTGGCTGCGTTTTTGCTCTCCCGTTTCCGTCCAGCTCTTTACGCCTTTGGCCTGTTTTGCCTGTTTCTGCACCGGTGGGACGACTCCCTGGCATGGCCCAGTCCGTACATGTTTGGGGATTTTGCGCTCGGCGTTATGCTGGCGTCCGCCGCACCGGGCTGTCTGAACCGCTGGGGCAACATGCCCCTTGCCGTGCATGGTTCCATTCTTTTAGCCTCCGTGGGTCTTGTCTGGGTAAGCTGTACGGACTCTTTCCTGATTGCGGACGACTCTTTTCCCGGATTGATTGTTCTGGCCTTCCTCAGCTTCGGAATTATTGTAAAGGCCGTCAGCCCCGGCTGGTCGGAAAAGCTGGCCCGGTGGGCGTCCGGCAGCTTTTTCGTGTATTGTTCCCATATTTTTGTTCTGATAGCCCTGATGGGCGTAGAGAGCTGTTTTCCCTCCCCATGGCCTGCCTGGGCGTGGTGGTGCCTGGTTCCCGCGGTTTACATGATGGCGCGGAGCGTTTACGTATTCCTCAAACGCTATTTCCCCCGTTCCCTCGTCCTGATGAGCGGGGGAAAATGA
- a CDS encoding cytochrome c biogenesis protein, translated as MQCKITLFTAFFVALAIALSPLFQRIGSSFSSFDGIGAPSPGALPCLKAGRVMPVSSAAADSLKLASGRTSVNLGGSRTGPVKWLLALNASPAKMAGEPFLRSDNRDMVEFLGGRGRYFSYADAVEKAGLLRGSLRGNSPQAHAAEAVLGALAVYEQAGVALALRLEGTSGCLGTLDAWHEAMAEASAELEAAEREKRHPSLDRLYRANRYFQFLQALVQVEEADPNVALRVIPHEGSYLTPAAALLEKNLSPAGWTALKAYAAACDAYAAGDESTAAETLRQLSGELESILPMDSFKLHFEHCVNAIEPFLGGFLLYDMSLVCFVVSLFLKRRKTLLHFATVFLCMAVLWHLFGIAARMYIQSRPPVTNLYSSVVFAGAVASLFGGTLYILRRQLPVAAIACASGLLSLLVAMNLPYSGDTMGMMRAVLNSNFWLTMHVMTIMIGYGSVFFAGFLASYHLVARFFGQGEKGLKAGACGVYRILLVALFFCFLGTMLGGIWADMSWGRFWGWDPKENGALMTLLWCSCSLHARLLHVCSCQGFLVLASLGNIVAAWGWFGVNLMGIGLHSYGFVEGGWFWFFLFVGLQVLAAASALIPQRSR; from the coding sequence ATGCAGTGTAAAATTACTTTATTTACGGCGTTTTTCGTTGCTCTTGCGATTGCGTTATCGCCTCTGTTTCAGAGGATTGGTAGTTCTTTTTCCTCATTTGACGGCATAGGGGCGCCCTCACCCGGCGCGCTGCCATGCCTGAAGGCTGGACGAGTGATGCCGGTTTCAAGCGCAGCGGCGGATTCCCTTAAATTGGCAAGCGGCCGCACGTCGGTGAATCTTGGAGGCTCTCGGACCGGGCCGGTGAAGTGGTTGCTGGCATTAAACGCCAGCCCGGCAAAAATGGCCGGCGAACCTTTTCTGCGTTCGGATAACAGGGATATGGTCGAATTCCTTGGCGGACGAGGCCGTTATTTTTCCTATGCCGATGCAGTTGAGAAGGCTGGCCTGCTGCGCGGCTCTCTGCGGGGAAATTCTCCTCAGGCCCATGCCGCGGAAGCCGTACTGGGCGCACTCGCCGTTTATGAGCAGGCCGGCGTTGCGCTCGCTCTCCGCCTGGAGGGGACATCGGGCTGTTTGGGGACGCTTGATGCATGGCATGAAGCTATGGCCGAAGCCTCAGCAGAGCTTGAAGCCGCTGAACGTGAAAAACGCCATCCCTCGCTTGACCGGCTTTACCGTGCCAATCGCTATTTTCAATTCCTCCAGGCTCTTGTGCAGGTAGAAGAAGCGGATCCGAATGTGGCCCTGCGAGTAATCCCTCATGAGGGAAGCTACCTGACCCCGGCTGCCGCTCTGCTCGAAAAAAATCTCAGTCCCGCCGGGTGGACCGCCCTGAAAGCCTATGCCGCAGCCTGCGATGCCTATGCTGCCGGAGATGAATCTACTGCGGCAGAGACTCTGCGTCAACTTTCTGGGGAATTGGAGTCAATACTGCCCATGGATTCTTTCAAACTGCATTTCGAGCATTGCGTCAATGCTATCGAACCCTTCTTGGGAGGCTTCCTTCTCTACGACATGTCGTTGGTTTGTTTCGTGGTCTCTCTGTTTCTCAAGCGGCGGAAGACATTGCTGCATTTTGCGACGGTCTTCCTGTGTATGGCGGTATTATGGCATTTATTCGGCATTGCGGCCCGCATGTACATTCAATCGCGCCCCCCGGTAACCAATTTGTATTCCTCGGTCGTCTTTGCGGGCGCGGTAGCCTCATTATTCGGCGGGACGCTTTATATCCTCCGCCGTCAGCTTCCTGTTGCCGCGATCGCCTGCGCTTCCGGCCTTCTATCACTCTTGGTAGCCATGAATTTGCCCTACAGCGGCGATACCATGGGCATGATGCGTGCCGTTCTCAATTCGAATTTCTGGCTCACCATGCACGTAATGACCATCATGATAGGCTACGGAAGTGTTTTTTTTGCCGGGTTTTTAGCCTCATATCATCTGGTGGCCCGTTTCTTCGGACAGGGTGAAAAGGGGCTGAAAGCCGGGGCCTGCGGAGTCTATCGCATCCTTCTCGTGGCGCTCTTCTTCTGTTTTCTGGGGACAATGCTCGGCGGCATCTGGGCCGACATGAGCTGGGGACGGTTCTGGGGGTGGGACCCTAAAGAAAACGGTGCGTTAATGACACTCCTTTGGTGCTCCTGCTCCCTCCATGCCCGACTTTTACACGTCTGTTCCTGTCAAGGCTTCCTCGTTCTTGCCTCGCTCGGAAATATCGTGGCAGCCTGGGGGTGGTTCGGTGTCAACCTCATGGGGATTGGCCTGCACTCTTACGGTTTTGTGGAAGGCGGCTGGTTCTGGTTTTTCCTTTTTGTGGGCCTTCAGGTCCTTGCGGCGGCTTCAGCCCTGATTCCCCAAAGGAGCCGCTGA